The nucleotide sequence ACTAAATAACTGCTGATTTTGAATCTGAAATCGTATAATCTTCGATGTAATACATAAATTAAATTGAAACAATTGCTTCATTTAGGTATTTGTATTACTGTTGTATCTGATTCGTTACGTAAAGCCTTTGTTAACGCCGTTGATGTTTGTTACTGAAATTATTATGTGAAATGTTGCTTTGCTTAGGTATTCATCCGACTGTTATATCTGATTCGTTACATAAAGCGTCTGTTAAAGCTGTTGATGTGTTAACTGCCATGGCGGTGCCTGTTGAGTTATCGGACCGTGAATCGTTGGTGAAATCAGCTTCAACGTCGTTGAACAGTAAGGTAGTTTCGCAATATTCAAGGCTTCTAGCTCCTTTAGCTGTTGATTCTGTTTTGAATGTTGTTGATCCTGCAAAACCGGATTTAGTTGATCTTAGAGATGTGAAAATTGTTAAGAAGTTAGGTGGTACTGTTGATGATACTGAACTTGTGAAAGGTTTAGTGTTTGATAAGAAAGTTAGTCATGCTGCTGGTGGACCCACTCGTTGTGAGAATGCAAAAATTGCAGTGATTCAGTTTCAAATTTCACCTCCTAAGACAGATATCGAGCAGTCGATTGTGGTGTCTGATTATACTCAAATGGACAGGATTTTGAAAGAGGAGAGAAACTATATTCTAAGTATGATCAAGAAAATTAAGGCTACTGGTTGTAACGTGTTGTTGATACagaagagtattttgagagatgctGTTACAGATTTGTCTTTGCATTATCTTGCAAAAGCTAAGATTTTGGTGATTAAGGATGTGGAGCGTGATGATATTGAGTTTATCACCAAGACACTGAACTGCTTGCCGATTGCGAATATAGAACACTTTCGTGCAGAGAAGCTTGGATTTGCAGATATGGTGGAAGAGGTTTCGTGTGGAGATGGGAAGATAGTGAAGATTACTGGGATTAAGGAAATGGGTCGGACTACAACTGTTTTGGTTCGCGGGTCGAACCAGTTGGTGCTTGATGAGGCTGAAAGGAGTTTGCATGATGCTTTGTGTGTGGTTAGGTGTCTAGTGAACAAAAAGTTCTTGATTGCAGGTGGTGGTGCACCTGAAATCGAGCTATCTAGGCAGTTGGGTGCATGGTCTAAGGTGTTGCAGGGGATGGAAAGTTATTGTGTTAGGTCTTTTGCTGAAGCTCTTGAAGTTGTTCCTTATACTTTGGCTGAGAATGCTGGTTTGAATCCAATCACCATTGTTACAGAGCTTCGTAACAGGCATGCACAGGGTGAGATTAATGCTGGGATTAATGTAAGGAAAGGGCAGATTACTAATATTTTGGAGGAGAATGTGGTGCAACCGTTGCTTGTGAGCACAAGTGCGATTACTTTAGCTACAGAGTGTGTTCGGATGATCTTGAAGATTGATGACATCGTTACAGTGAGGTAGAATTGATTGAACTTATTGAGTGTTTGGAGAATTTGGTACGTTTATGATTCTATGGTTTGAATGTTATGTTGCTTTATGGTTTTACTAAGATCTTGGTAAACTGGTTTTGTAGTTTTGGCTTGGTTTTATTACTTGTTTCAGATAACTTTCTCTTTGGCTGTAATGACTTATGATATCTATCAGCTTTTCTTGTTTTTATGTGTCGTTTACAGTTAATTGTTGCTTCTTTTTCATTATTCTTGATCATtccttttttatttttttctgctgATGTAGTTGAATAGATTAATAGTGATATGATATCTTTATGTGTGTGAGCAGACTGCTGCAGGTATGCTTTAATCCTGAAATGATTTCAATACACAATAATTGATGATTGCACTGAATTGAACTAAATGACTTCAAAACCTTCCATAAAATGAGCAATAAGAATTCCATTCCATTTACTTTCATTTGTAACTTGTAAGTTATCTATGACAAAAATTAAGTATTTAATACTCATGAATCAGTTAACTATAACTGATTCGTTAAGAAACATTCCAGATCTTATTGCTGTATTTTTTTAATTCCTCAACACATACTAGTGTGTCGGTGTTCCTATCTTGGGTTCAAACTATGAATATACTTTTCTGCACTACAAATTGAGCATTTTGCAACTACACACTGCATTGTCAAAAGAAGTAGGGGTAAAACCGACCCTCTTGTGGCCCCTCGCAGACCGGTCCCACGGCCAAGATGTGAGATGAAAATCGTGTAACCCATGCTTAAAGGGACATGGGGCTGGGATTGAACCCAAGACCACTGCTTTATGCTTCGCGGTGACAAAAAAATTTGTCAAACGAAGTAGTATGACCATTATATAAATTTTGTAATTGCGTTCTACATGATACCAATAAGGATGGGTTTGTAATGGGGCTGGGTCTGACCCATAGTTTATTTCCAAGTTCGGTGTGAACCTAATGGGCATGAACTGGCCCGGCAATCTTTTATTACCCTGTATGAATTATTTAGCCGAAATGGACTTGGATTGGGTTTACTGGGGTTTGCAAGGAAATTATTACCTAATACAGGGGGTCAAGAATAGGTGAACAATATTTTGCTTGATACAAAAATTAGACCCAGCTCAGAAAACTCGACTTTAACAGAAAGTTGTACTTGCGCATTCAGTTTTCAAACATAGTTTTTCAATGAAAATTCATAGCTACCATGTTATTTGagatttgaaattatatatatcaacCGTTGTGATATAATTGATTGAATGGTTTGGTCTAATTCCAAAAAATGAAATCAGGAAACTACACATTCATCAACCATTGGTTGACAGGCAGCGGCCGAAACACTAAGGGACGGGGGGCACTCGcctccagtggatttgcaattttcagtgtaaaaattttgaatttttcgattttgccccaagTGGTTTTTTTTTCTCAccaaaactttcaaattttgctcaaaaaccttTAAATTTTGCCCCCAAACCTTcatttttgcccaaaaacctccatattttgtccaaaaatctCCATATTTTTTTCAAAAAAGTTGCTATGTTTTTATAATTTTTCTTTCGCTCCGGGGTGAAAAAAATTTATGTTTTCGCCACTGTTAACGGGACTATACATAAGAACGATATCTTTGATGATGAATGCCACACGTTGACAAGATGGAGACAAGTAGGTTATTACTCTCCAATCCAACTATCAGGCACCCACTTGTGTCTCATACTCTCATGGTGGCCGGTGAAGCTAACGACAGATTTTTAAATATTTGTCAAATACAGTCAAAGTCAAAGTTGATCAACACCTGACTAGTCTTCGACTAGTCTCCGGCTTGGCCGAATGAACCCTATATTATCCAATATCCCGATCGGCTAGTTCCTAGACAAAAGATTTGAACAACCTTGATCTAAATACAATAATAACATAACATGTTATCAATATTTGATAAGTAGAATTAACGTGTATTGTATTTGCAATTGTGAGTGAGTGTAGTAATGTAAGTCTAAAGATATTTACTATTGGGTTTTAAACAAACTGAAACCCGTGACTTTTTGAGGTTCTTAAGTCTAAAGATATTTACTATTGGTTTTTAAACAAACTGAAACCCTTGACTTTGAGGTTCTTCAAAGCATTTAGACCGTCTCCTGCACAAGTTGCTCAAGATTTTCTAGTTATTATTAGGATGGAAGTTCAAACAAAGATCCGCCCCATTTTCATCTTTGCTTGCAATTTGAATCCTCGAGTTTGGTATTAACTTTCCCATGCTTCGTTGTGTGTTTCAAAACCTCAAGGTTTACAACCATGATTTTAGATCCAATACATAATTTTGTTTTAAGGACAATAAAACTCTTACTTCTGTACTTTGGTGTCTGCGAATCT is from Rutidosis leptorrhynchoides isolate AG116_Rl617_1_P2 chromosome 10, CSIRO_AGI_Rlap_v1, whole genome shotgun sequence and encodes:
- the LOC139871858 gene encoding T-complex protein 1 subunit delta, which encodes MAAVAAPRASKTESYVDNKRKDDIRMANIKSARAVADAVRTSLGPKGMDKMISTASGEVIITNDGATILNKMEVLQPAAKMLVELSKSQDVVAGDGTTTVVVIAGALLKQCQTLLHSGIHPTVISDSLHKASVKAVDVLTAMAVPVELSDRESLVKSASTSLNSKVVSQYSRLLAPLAVDSVLNVVDPAKPDLVDLRDVKIVKKLGGTVDDTELVKGLVFDKKVSHAAGGPTRCENAKIAVIQFQISPPKTDIEQSIVVSDYTQMDRILKEERNYILSMIKKIKATGCNVLLIQKSILRDAVTDLSLHYLAKAKILVIKDVERDDIEFITKTLNCLPIANIEHFRAEKLGFADMVEEVSCGDGKIVKITGIKEMGRTTTVLVRGSNQLVLDEAERSLHDALCVVRCLVNKKFLIAGGGAPEIELSRQLGAWSKVLQGMESYCVRSFAEALEVVPYTLAENAGLNPITIVTELRNRHAQGEINAGINVRKGQITNILEENVVQPLLVSTSAITLATECVRMILKIDDIVTVR